The following nucleotide sequence is from Cygnus atratus isolate AKBS03 ecotype Queensland, Australia chromosome 15, CAtr_DNAZoo_HiC_assembly, whole genome shotgun sequence.
CCAGATTACAGTATGTATCTAATGTTTAAATGgcttagtttatttattttttggagttGTTAgaagttctgaaatatttggtCAAAGAccaaaaataagattatttgtACACCTCATtatacaaagaaacaaacaaacaaaataatcagtTGTACAAAGCTTTCACACTTTCTTCTCTATCCAGGTAAATAGGTTGGCCCCACTAAAATGCACAAAACATGCACACCCTGCAAAGAAAGCTTCTAACTCTCATCccctggaaaggagaaaaactatTTACTACTTCAATAGTAacattgttggttttttttcctccatactaactaattatttttttttagttagtaTTAGTTAAAAGCATGCTGGTAAGTTTATTGTCTCTTGATTAAGCACACATCattcatattaaaatttaaactgaATGTTTAAAACTTTATATGCTTCAGAAGCCAACATttcaatttaagaaaattttcagtgcCATGTTCAGCATTTTACTCTCACCACCTCTATCATTGGAGCCTGTCTGCCAGACACACATCTGATTCATTCACATAATTATTTAAGTACCACATAAATCCTGCAACCAGAACTATATTAAGAATTACACAAGGGTGCAACTGACCTGGCTACAACTGCCATACACCAATAAGCTCAGGGActgtgaggaaaggaaaagaaaacagaggtggTGCTTAGGAGAGGCATATAAAAGCTCCCTGATGAAATACAGATCAAATGATAACGTGAAAGTCACAGAAAACTCTAGCCCCAAAAAATGTAACGCTGGTACATGACTTGGGGCATGTGCGTGTGGATTGGTTTTAACTCATCTTAAATGTAGCTGGTAATACAAGGTCTATCCACTAGTCTGCTGCAGAAATTGAGCTGAAGGGCACAAAAGCAAGATCTTCACTGCAATGATACGCATGTGGAAGCCTcaacagaagcacaaagagcGAGCAAAGCGACCCTGAATTCCATTCggttttagcctttttttttttcctttttcttttttaaaaaacagaacattttcagaCATATGCTTCCCCTTGAGATGGTAATAGATGGGTTGGAAAGATTCCTCTGATAGGCTGCACGTTGAGTTCTAGcagcaagaaggaaaactgGGAAATTTTGGATGAGCTTTACTATTTTGCAGCATTCTGATGATATCTGTGCCGCCACACTTCATGTATCTTTTTGCACCATTTATGAGCATTTCCACTCGGGTCCATCAGGTAGTATGTCCTGTTTGGCTGtaagtaaataacattttaaataacattttaatgagTATTCCAAGCACAGTTAAACCAAAAATCAGTAATTatgcaacagcaaaaaagtTATTCAGAATCTTTCTGttcagaagtagaaaagaaaacagaacttttttagaaaacttttttagaaaacttttttagaaaacttttttagaaaacttttttagaaaacttttttagaaaacttttttagaaaacttttttagaaaacttttttagaaaacttttttagaaaacttttttagaaaacttttttagaaaacttttttagaaaacttttttagaaaacttttttagaaaacttttttagaaaacttttttagaaaacttttttagaaaacttttttagaaaacttttttagaaaacttttttagaaaacttttttagaaaacttttttagaaaacttttttagaaaacttttttagaaaacttttttagaaaacttttttagaaaacttttttagaaaacttttttagaaaacttttttagaaaacttttttagaaaacttttttagaaaacttttttagaaaacttttttagaaaacttttttagaaaacttttttagaaaacttttttagaaaacttttttagaaaacttttttagaaaacttttttagaaaacttttttagaaaacttttttagaaaacttttttagaaaacttttttagaaaacttttttagaaaacttttttagaaaacttttttagaaaacttttttagaaaacttttttagaaaacttttttagaaaacttttttagaaaacttttttagaaaacttttttagaaaacttttttagaaaacttttttagaaaacttttttagaaaacttttttagaaaacttttttagaaaacttttttagaaaacttttttagaaaacttttttagaaaacttttttagaaaacttttttagaaaacttttttagaaaacttttttagaaaacttttttagaaaacttttttagaaaacttttttagaaaacttttttagaaaacttttttagaaaacttttttagaaaacttttttagaaaacttttttagaaaacttttttagaaaacttttttagaaaacttttttagaaaacttttttagaaaacttttttagaaaacttttttagaaaacttttttagaaaacttttttagaaaacttttttagaaaacttttttagaaaacttttttagaaaacttttttagaaaacttttttagaaaacttttttagaaaacttttttagaaaacttttttagaaaacttttttagaaaacttttttagaaaacttttttagaaaacttttttagaaaacttttttagaaaacttttttagaaaacttttttagaaaacttttttgtgGGAAGATGCATGTCAGTTTTGTCTTGAAGTTGTATCTATTAACCTATACCAACAAGTATTCCTGCAATCAACACCTGTatttatgaaattatattttctccaAACAAAATTTGTTAACAATTTATAATAATTGTCCCAGAACCTTAGCGCAACttgcaaagaaattaaagtaaCTTACTGTGTGaacaaaaaatgtcttaaaattcTTGGCTTCTGGACGTAACTCCAAAGACCACGGTATTTCTCCTTTTAGAACTTTGTTGACAGGATCCACATAATACAGGTGGGGCCCTTCCGTGAGGAGCAATTGGCGTCGACGTGCAAACAATCCCTAACAGGAAAAGTAGAAGCAGCAATGCAAAAAAAGGATAAAGAGAAAAGGTAAATCTGTATGTCTCTGAATTTAACAATGGAGGTAGAATGAAAACAGCTCAGTGAGAGGAAAGTATGTTTGAGTTCAGggcagtttgttttctttttgctttacttaATTGACCTCACTCCTTTTTGGGGAGGTTGCAGTGCATCCATACTACATGACAAAAGCACTATTTTAAGAATGCATCTTTGAgttctaacaaaacaaaactactaACTGTACAGAGTAATGCACAATATATTTGTCAAATATGCTGGCACACAAATCAATTGTCAtgattttctggagaaaattaGGAATAAACAGGTAAGAACTTGTATGAAAGTCAACCTACATTCCTATATAGCTGACAAAGACTATTGAAGCTCCTCTGTACTACGTTGAAGTTATTCATTATAGCAGTTCTAATGCCACCTCTACCTCTCTCAGGACATAGGAACTAGTCAGACTGAGGAAACATAACACAGCTGAGGACAATATGAGTTTGTATTCTATTTTCCAATATTAAGGGCTCAATCCACATGCAGATATACATCAAGACCAAGTATTTAATCAACTGTATTAGATTGGTAGGAAGAGGTTGaacaaaaacttgttttactACAGTCTTCTCAAGGGGAAGCATCAACGGAATATTTACTTTTAGCCTTTgcaaaaaagaacacaaaaattaaaaaagctacTCACAGGAAAACATcacatcttaaaaaacaaacaaaacaatgtgaCACTTACAAATAGCTTAGACAAGTAAGTTCTAAAACAGGTTCCTCATCTTCATTGCAAATGTGTAAAAGCATGACAACTGAATCCTGTTACAGGAAATTAAGAAAACCCCTTACCTTTCTTTTGTCCACTGGGCCCATTTTTAGAATTAAGTTATTTTCTACAAACTGAtgccttgaaaaacaaaacaataggaaaaaaaacactattacCTCAGATGTAATTCTTCCACATAATGGCAATAAGAACTGTTTACTATTACTAAgcaattttccatttccttctagTGTCTTTTCCTCCAAAGAGTCCTGAATATCTCTACTAGCTGAATTTTGGCCTCCTCCTCATTTTACACCAAACAggtgcattttttgtttttgtttgtttgtttgttgtttttaatctgtcatttaaaaaaacacaaacaagcaacTCTTATCAAGAATGAAGAGAAATGCTAATGAATGCATAGCCTGGACATATTTTAGTTATAAATGGAATGGTATCATTCAAAAAACTTATGCCAGctgtaagaaagaagaaacatcttCTAGTTTTAGAACTCTGTAGAGGGAAGAACTCTTGACACTGTACCATTTGTCTTCCTATACCCACACCATCTTCTAGACCTTAACTttagaatcattttttttttgctgctattgctttaaaaaaagaaattaggaaaaatctAGTCAATattagtttctttaaaaatattaagactgACAACtattaatttgaataaaaacttatttttctagATTCCTCACTTCAATGCAAGTAACAAATGAGCTATATTCACAGATCTTACCAAGGATTTCCACCAGCTTGTTTTGCCAGAAGTAACctcttttcatcttcagaaaactgtaaatCCAACTCAAAGGAATTGTTGTCAAGATCATGAATATACTGTTCAATATTGCCTCCTGACGTCTGTGGGGTACTCGTCTCTGGGGCAGACAGTGAATGGGAAGAGGCAGAACCAGAAACTTGCATGCAACCAAACTGACTGAGGAGATTGTCATactaaaaggaggaaaaaaaatgaagtaaaaaaaagtaagagttgcttgtttatttaaaaagcttattttgcTCTGAATAACTAGAGTTACTTTTAACTTAAGCATGCTTTGGCTTTTGGGCAAAAAGGCAGACTACTCTCTACAAATTAACTGGCATATCTCAAAAGAATTATGCTTGgttaaaagcaaactttttttaaaaaatactccatcagaaaaaaaacattgactAGATCAAATTTTGTCCAGAAATTGTTTATTAGATTCTTAATAGTAAAGccttcattaaaatataaccGACCAGTAGCTTCAATGAAAGTACTTGATAtgtaataattttgttttaatgaaagtcTAGGCAGCATCAGAGCTGAATATAGCTATAGATAAACATACATTTCCATAACAGTCTTCGTCATCCTCTGACATGGCAGGTAAGTACGCTGTAAGTTTTGGGGGTGTCTGAAGATGTAGGTTCTCCCACACAATAGATTCAAAGAAGGGGTGAGCCTTAAGAGGTCCATATCCTCCCATTTCTTCACAGCCTAATCTTTTGGTAGCATCTAGAACCTGAACAGGTTACAATGAAGTTAGCATGCATAAAATAATGACAAGAAAGGGGCAAGCACCATTCACATTTGCACAGCAATATGCAAAAACTTAATTGGTCAGCCTTACTCTTCTAGGCACATAAAAGGAGACTGCttatcataaaatcacagaatggctgaggttgaaAGGGACTCTGAAGAtaatctagtccaacccccctgccaagcagcaTCACCTAGAGCccattgcacaggatggcatccagaaaggttttgaatacctccagagaagatgactccacagcctctctgggcaacctgttcctgtgctctgtcaccctcacagtaaagtgcCCTCTCATCAGGAACTTCCTCCCACAGAAACTTCCTGTGCTTTCAGCCTGTTCCCAGTGTCTCtctgttgctgggcacaactaAGAAGTCTGgttccatcctcttgacaccttCCCTTCGACCCACCAACCCACCCTTGTAATACAAGGTGTTATTTGTCAGTGTGTCCCATTAGCACAATTTAGCATTTGATCAGCTCACGTAGCTAGAGAAACAAGCACTTCTTTGGgtccacagattttttttggctttgtttctttataaagatggaaacaaaaccaagcaaaccCACAGAGGCAGCATGCTGGAGCACAGCTCATTTAAATACAGTCCCACATCATATTGTGGGTGATGCAAGACAGCTGTAAAAGCTGTAGTTGGTGCCAAACACCAACCTCTCAAGCACCCTAAAACAACAGTTCTCAGGATGTTGAGACATCCTGGACCTTACCACTCAGAGAACGCTGGCTTGGTCATAGAGCTACTATTAGGCCCTTTTATAATGGTTGCACTCACCACCATCCACAAACATAATATACAGAATTTTCTCCCTAATAAGCTAGACCATCCAACTTCAATAAGCTTACACCATGCAAAATGTTCTCTACATATTCACTGTACATTCATGTGCAGAGTAAATCTTTTGCTGATACTATTATAAGACATGCATTAACTGctctgaaatgaagaataaattgatttatattttaaggaATACATCTTTTTATGATGTACAGAACATTCTTTATAACTAAATGATAAATTATACAACTCAAAAATTAACTCAAGTACTATGCAAGCACAAGTGTTTGAATCTTAAATTGTGTGTTATGCATAGTTTTTAGATATATTTGCTTCCACTTGACAGAGACATTCCTTGTCCACGCTTTATAATTCAGATAAATCAGTGCTGTTTAATAATGGATGCTGACTTTCAAGATACTCTCATACACAATTAATAGTATTCAGAGTTGTTCTTATTACAAGGTTCACAACACAGTCGACAGAAACTTTAGGAAAATAGAACTACATTAAAAAGCTGAATGTTTCCAATGTCAAATCATTTAacagcagtaaaatatttacCAATAGCTTTTCTACAAGGTCTTTTGCCTTGGGAAAAAATTTTTCTGGAAAGTCATATTCCAACTTTATTATCTTCTGGAATATCAGATACTCATtcctgcaaaagagaaaaatattagcTAGTTATTAGTTCTCCATGGTTCTTTTACCTTAACAGTGCATAATCTGGACAAATATTAAATTTGAGAGAGACAAGCTAGAAGTCAAGTTCCTATAAATCCTTCTATAATGTACTTAAGGGGAAGCAGTTGCTTATAAGCATCTGTGATCCTGTAAGCATGAGATACTTGAACAATAACAGGGGAAGGTTGAATGCCTCAATACAGAGGTGAAAAAAACCTTCGTGGAGGCATAGTTACCTTACGGTATAAACTACATTTGAAGTCCTAGGATAAATCAAATAACCTCTCTCAGGACTTCTAGTTAGTCTTAGCATCTTCCGgatttcaaaaaggaaatgaactAGATTACACAAGTAAAAGCAGGCATAACAACACCAAAAGTGCACCATGAAAATCTGTACTTCAGAACTGATAGTAAAGTAAAACCCAATGCaagtaaatgtatttataatcCACGTGTAAAGAACTAGTAGCATAAGTCTCTTACCCAGCTCTGAATGGAGGCAATCCAGCTACAAGCTGATATATTATACATCCCAGAGCCCAGAGGTCAGAGcttcaaaaaaaaggaaaaaaccttAGCATGTTTTTCTATAAgtttgtaaaacaaataaaatttcttaaattCCTGCTAGTTAGGACAGCACAAATACGTCAGACAAGCCTGTTAGTGTGATTTCCACACTATTTTCACTTCATTCCTTGTCAGGAGAATACACCTGCAACACtacttctgaaaacatacaGTAACCATCCCCCAACAACTGACTACAAGCACATGTGCAAGACAGCTGAATTTTCAGTTGACATAATTAATAGGTATATAAGACTAAAAAGATGGCTTATTAACCACTACCACAATTCCAAGACACATCCAACTTAATGCAAAATATGCTCCTTCAGAATTAGGAATCATTTCCTCTAaatatttcctggaaaaaatcACCACAATAGCACTTCTTCAccaaaagctttctttcagacacaaagaaaaaaacacaggctATATTGTACATAGGAGAGAAAAAGTTAAGTTTTAACATGTTGTCctgaaagagtatttttaaacttactttACCTCAAAGTACTTTATACATAGATTTGGTAAGGCTTAGAAATCCTCATGGAAGACAAATTCTAAAGAAGGCTCAGAACTGCTCAAATTCAGAATTTTATGTAGAGGTATTATGGAAATTCTAAAGGGGGATGATAGCCTGATGAAGTCTTTATATTATCCAAACCAGCccaaatatttttactaaaagcaaaactggaagGGCTGGTGGCATTTATATAAATTCAAGAAACGACAGCTGAAATTACCACAAGAGAGTTATTCACAAAATAGAGATTTTTCCCTAATGTTTTGTCAGTGATTAGTTTGAGTGATTATTCTTCCATCACTGTAATAAAATAGATATACAACAATCTGTAGGTTACCATCAGTAACCTATTTAAGGAATTTCATATGGGAATGTCATTTAAGTATATTACTCATACCAGACACAGAGATGAGCTTTAAACCGTTGCaaaccccaagcagagcttAGTAAAAATACTGCAAGCTGATCCAAATACAACTCAAAGCAAGCTGCAACCTTTCCCCTAACTGATAGAATGACATGTTGCTTTTACCTCAGGAATAACCATAATGGAGCCATCTTTCATAAAAGAAGAATTAAGAGAATGATTTTACTTCTATAATAGAGAAAGATATTTATGGGGAAGAGGAATCCAACTGCTCACCACAAACTTCCTTCTCCTGACAACACTTAATTCTGTTTGTAGGAGGTAAGATAAACTGATGAAATTAGCACTCAGACAAGAAGCAATACTTGCTAAGAAAAAAGTGTCTCAAACTCTTAAGCTTTATACTCGAGCATCTTGCTTCTTAGAAATACTAAGATACATAATACTAAGATACATCCTCTCACTCCCTGCATTCCATTTGATAGCATCTGACAGAATCAGtaaatttctaaaatacaatAGTCTTCACCTTTTACAGGCAGATTTCTCTGTCAGCAGCTCTGGAGAAACATACTGTGCTGTCCCTACAAATGAATTTGCCcgtgctgtgaagaaaattgaaagagGTAAGTAAATACATACTTGTGAAGAAACCAACTCCCTCCCACACCATGCAAAAACACACAGGAATTTCATTTCTCTACCCATTCACAAAACCTGATCAAAGGAGACAAATTGCTTTAATCTCAGTGATATCTATTTGGTTTGAGAAGCTAGGCATTTAGCACAAATTCTACCAACACAAGCTTACTAAATCTGAGtaaaaaatttcatttatcAAATTTAGTGAATGAAAAGCAGTTCAGCCCAGTGCTTTTATCAGATATAGTTTGCAGCATCGCATTCACAGGTTAATACTAAGCAACTAGTGGCACAAAAATTCAATGATCTACATTTGAGCAACTCTGATAGTCGCTGGGGATTAAATACACATGCACAGAGTAATAGCTTACTGTTTCAGCTGAGACAAACTATCTGTTTGTATTCTTgtcttacagaagaaaagtaatttcaagTACTTTAACTTCACATTGAGAACAGTCCATCTGGTATTTGGCAACCTAGCTGGCTATACCAAATACTACCTCTTCTGCCATAATCAAAGCAGAGAGAGTCAAAACTGTTtcaatatatttcagtatttttttcttatataacagctaatgatattttaaagttaCAATTCGATAAATACAATATACTTACATTTTCAAAGGCCCACTTATCTGTATAACTAtggcagttggacttgatgatctttgtagtTCCCTTCTAACTGTACTATTCTCTTCTACATAATGTGACAAATTAAATATGGTATACCTTGTCTGCTGTCAGCAGATAATACTTTTGCTGTTCCGAAGTCTGTTATTTGAATGTGCATATCTTCATTTAGCAAGATGTTCTCTGGTTTAAGATCCCTAGAAAAGGCAGATTTTTGTATATAAACAGCACAAAAATTAGCATAGCAAAATGGTCTGGTGTTTTGCATGCATGTTATCATAAATGATGCAGACATTCCGTAAACAATGTTGTGTTAAGTTTTCCTTGACTTGCAGCTGTCAACATGCAGACTGCTGCTAACAGATTTTGGAAAGTTcatttgttaacatttttcctaaaaagacGAAGTAATGAATAGTTGACCACAAAACTAGGTTATTGTATACTTCACTTTTTGAGCAAAATAAAGCGAATATCAATTCCCAAGCCATAACTTAGGTAGTATCTGACAAGTTGATATGGCAGTAATATCTTTTAGGCCTGCTTATTCACAGTAGAAAACTTCAGTTAGTCAAACAATCGTGCATCCAGCCCCTATAGATTCTATTCCCAACTATTTCACAGAACAGGATACTTCgaaagtatttttctaa
It contains:
- the PDPK1 gene encoding 3-phosphoinositide-dependent protein kinase 1 isoform X2, with product MYDAVPIQSSVVLCSCPSPSMVRSQADSSTPSVISTCGSRQGSNMESTAAESRSSSNSLQQHTGQQPPQPRKKRPDDFKFGKILGEGSFSTVVLARELASSREYAIKILEKRHIIKENKVPYVTRERDVMSRLDHPFFVKLYFTFQDDEKLYFGLSYAKNGELLKYIRKIGSFDETCTRFYTAEIVSALEYLHGKGIIHRDLKPENILLNEDMHIQITDFGTAKVLSADSRQARANSFVGTAQYVSPELLTEKSACKSSDLWALGCIIYQLVAGLPPFRAGNEYLIFQKIIKLEYDFPEKFFPKAKDLVEKLLVLDATKRLGCEEMGGYGPLKAHPFFESIVWENLHLQTPPKLTAYLPAMSEDDEDCYGNYDNLLSQFGCMQVSGSASSHSLSAPETSTPQTSGGNIEQYIHDLDNNSFELDLQFSEDEKRLLLAKQAGGNPWHQFVENNLILKMGPVDKRKGLFARRRQLLLTEGPHLYYVDPVNKVLKGEIPWSLELRPEAKNFKTFFVHTPNRTYYLMDPSGNAHKWCKKIHEVWRHRYHQNAAK
- the PDPK1 gene encoding 3-phosphoinositide-dependent protein kinase 1 isoform X1, translated to MASTSSHLYDAVPIQSSVVLCSCPSPSMVRSQADSSTPSVISTCGSRQGSNMESTAAESRSSSNSLQQHTGQQPPQPRKKRPDDFKFGKILGEGSFSTVVLARELASSREYAIKILEKRHIIKENKVPYVTRERDVMSRLDHPFFVKLYFTFQDDEKLYFGLSYAKNGELLKYIRKIGSFDETCTRFYTAEIVSALEYLHGKGIIHRDLKPENILLNEDMHIQITDFGTAKVLSADSRQARANSFVGTAQYVSPELLTEKSACKSSDLWALGCIIYQLVAGLPPFRAGNEYLIFQKIIKLEYDFPEKFFPKAKDLVEKLLVLDATKRLGCEEMGGYGPLKAHPFFESIVWENLHLQTPPKLTAYLPAMSEDDEDCYGNYDNLLSQFGCMQVSGSASSHSLSAPETSTPQTSGGNIEQYIHDLDNNSFELDLQFSEDEKRLLLAKQAGGNPWHQFVENNLILKMGPVDKRKGLFARRRQLLLTEGPHLYYVDPVNKVLKGEIPWSLELRPEAKNFKTFFVHTPNRTYYLMDPSGNAHKWCKKIHEVWRHRYHQNAAK